The genomic stretch AAACTGGAGAATTTTCATTGACCTCGCCCACAGAGTGCAAAATGGGTTCCACTTGGATTGGCTTTTGTGGATCTGTGTATAGATTTTGTCGTAAAGCCATAAGAGGTAGGACATGGGCCTTTGCGGAAGCTTTTAAAACGACGGCACTGGCGTACTTGGATACATAAACAGAAGCCTCGGCTATTTCAGCCAGGGGTTCCGCTTTGCTGGTAAAGGCAATCACGGGATAGCCAAAGGGGCGATATTTCTTTTTAATAGCTAAGCGTCGCAAATGAGTAAGGTTGGCAAGTGTTTGACTCGGGTTCCGTGTGCCGGGATCCAAAACAAACTCCTTATAACCTAGCTTTTGCGCACTTTCGACTAATGTGTTTAAGGCTTCAATTCCTTCAGCCTTAATAATGACAGGCACACTATGTTCCTTGGCAAGATTAACGACGGACTCATAATTAGCTTCCGTAGCCGATCCAATCAGGGGTTTACGAGCAGCTACGCTCGGTAGCGCCGCTTTCAAAGCCTCTACATTCTCACTTAGAAGGAGCAGTGAGCGATCTGTTCCAGCGGCGATTTGAGCAACCACTTTGGCAAAGCGATCCGGATCACCCGATGTTTCCAGGATAGCCACTCCATCGATTGAGTAATGGAGACCGACCCGATCAAATTCCAAACCGTTGATTTCATCAAGTTTAGCTTGGATGTCATCATCAGATAGGGCATCAGAAATCTCAACAAGAAGGGTCGTCGGATGATAGAAAGTCTTATCATGGCGGAACAGAACTGTTTCGTCGCCAAGCACAGAACCATTACCGAATTTAATAGATTTTATCGGAGGTGCAGAAGCAGAATCCAAATTTTCTCTAGCTTCATCAGTCACGTAAGGACAAGCGTCCAGTGCTCCTTTACCAGAAGCCAATGCCATCGCGAAAGCGAGACAAGTTGGTGTACCGCATTCGCCACAGTTCTTTTTCGGGAGTTGTTTGTAAATTTCTAAACCGGTTAAGGCCATAACATTAACCCCTTTCCAATGGTTTATTCTAGAGGCAGAGCGGCTTACTCTGCCTCCGTGTAGGTAATCAATACTACATCAACGAGTCTAGATTAAAGCAAGGATGCCCATTTTCTTCAAGGAACGGAATAATCTCTTCTACCGTTGTACCGACAGATTCATCGGCAATTTTATCGATAAAGTCTTCACCTAAACCTTCTTCAATGGAACGTGCTACAAAATCTTCACGCAAGAATTCCTTGAGTTCTTTTGGCATCCAGACAATTCGAGCGACCCCACCATCAGCGGGAATAAACTTCTTACTGGTGAGATAGGTGCGCCCGATTCCCATGAAACCAGGAGTCTGCAGGCCACCACCGACGGTGCCGGCCAGAGTCGAGAAGGTCATACCACAAGGTGTCATTCCACTATGCTCCCGCGTGGTAATCATCAAACCATTGGCTTCTGGAACAATAGCCATAATAGCTTCGAAACAACCGCAAGAAGTCATAGGACGATCCATTAATGTGTAAAGGTTGACTTCTTCTAATGTATTGTTCGAAGCAGGTCTCAAATAATCATTGACGCTTTGCCACATTCCTCTGAAATCATCAATCGCTGGGCCTTTGGGAATGGGCTGGTTAGGGCCAGTCGGAGTAATTTCGAATGCTGCTTTAGCATCCAACCAGCTTACAGCGCCGCACAGTCCAACACGTTCTGGTGTTACGATACAGACATGGTTGGGTGCAAAGGATTGACAAAGTAAGCAGGAATAGAATTCTTCGACGTTTTCATCTGTTAAGCTCTTTAAGCGGGCATCACGTGCGCGATAACGTTCTCTAGCTTTGACAATGTTTTCCTCGACCGCTTGTTGATCGGTGAAAATGGTAACCTGGACCCGGTCAACAATAGCCGGAAACTCTTGCTTGAATTTTGCTAGAAGTAATTCACCAATATGTTTCATTAAGAAGCCCTTGGCGCGTGCATCCTTAGAGATCCGAACCCAGCACAAATCCCGTTGGGCCACGTGCCAAATTCCTTCTCCATAGTTGGTAAAGTAATGAATTCGACGCTCGAGAACACCCTCGAAATCCTCTTGCATCTTACGACCGTAGATATCTACCTTTATACCTAATGGAAGCTTGGAGCCTTCGGGAACGGTATCAATCTCCGGTCCAATGACCGTGACTTGACCATCTACTACTTCATCTGGACCAACCATCGAGACTAATTCGAAAGCGGTAGTTCTACCTCCACCGAACTCAACATAAGTGTCTCCTTTGCGAATGGTTTCTCCTTCGAAGGCAGGTCCGAAATTTACCGGTATAGGGATTTCAACATTGGTCAACTTTATCCCGCGCACCTCTAAAGCCAGAGGAACAATTTTTTCATAATCCGGCTCGGACAGATACCAATCGGGAATCTGCATATTTTCATCTAATACTTGGTCAGTAATTGTGGGGAAGCCCATAAAAATGGCCCCCATGGAAGCAGCTACTTTCACATCGTCTAATTCACCTAATTGCAGAACAAAAGCCCGTACACGACGACGCTGGTAATCTCTGTGTTCCTCTCTCTGACCAGCAGGAATCCCACCAAAGGCCAAGCCAGCCCGGAAAGCGTAATTCACAGCATGAATGACTTGGGTAAAGTTTCCTAAGGGGAAAGCAATGTAATCTTCACCTATCTTGGCATTCTCCTCAAGCAGTTGCTCGATGACTTCATCACAGAGGAAGATCATGAAACCTTTTCCCATCAAGTCATCTACAATTTTCTTAGCTGATTTTGAATCCTTAGCACGGCCTAGGATAACAGCCTCGCCAGGAATGGTCCAGTCGACCATCTTAATCCCATGCTTCCGTACAATAGGATCGCCAAGAAATCCGGTCCAAGGGGCTACCTTCGGTTCATCGTTGCGTAGATAATGAAGAGTTTCAATAATCTCTGCGGCGTACAGTACAGATTCACCCCAAAGGCGTGCATTGGCAAAGGTTAACTCTGTTTTAACCTGATTCCGCATACGATTGAGAATGGGTACAAGCTCACCCAGTGTGGTTACCTTTTCTCCGGAGAGACAGGTAATAACAGGAAGGTGGTAGGCAGTGTCCGGATAGCCAACCTTTTGTTGCGGACCGTAATCTTTAATGGCACGATTCAAAAGAATCTCTGCATAGCTCATTGCCGTAATGGTCCCATCATAGGCCTTACGGAGTAATTTCTTAGGTTCTTGAGTCGGATCCTTAATAGCATCGGCATAAATTTGCTCCATGGACATAGTCACTTCCTCCTTTCCTTACCACCCTTGGGCAATAGCTGTTTCGAATTTCTCAGCAGTTTCTTTATGAATTCTGAGTTTCCAGCTTCTGTATTCAAGGGCATTGATGATCTTTTGCGCAGCAATCTTCTCATCGACTTCAAAAATAAAGTTACCGCCAAAAACGTCATGGGCGATTTGGGTCGCAATTCCATAGATGAGATCGCTACCCTCTAGGTAAGGCATCGTTCCCACATGGGTAGGAATGCCCATAGAGACACAATAGGAGCCGATTGCTACGGCTTTTTCATGCATAGCTTCAGGTGCTGAAGCTGCGAAAGGCACTTTAGGTGTATCCACTTTCAGTTCTTTGGCCATCGCTTGTAACAAGTCCATTCCACGACTATTATCCACACAAGATCCTAGGTGGAAAACAAGTGGTAATTTCGTTGCTAACTGCGGATTAGCTTTCTCTAGCATTCTAAGGAAGCTCTTAAGTCCTTCACCGGCATATTTGTCCACAGCCTCCGAGTTCATTAAGCCCATCTTGGCAAAGGCTCCCGCAGAACATCCAGTGGCCACGACTAAGACATCATTCTTCACCAATTCCTTAAGAATACTCACATGGGATTCATCCTGCTGTCGTTTCAAGTTATTGCAACCGGCCATTTGCACAACACCCTTAATCTGCCCACTTAAGATAGCGTCTGTGAGCACAGAGAACGGGCGTTCAGAATTAACATTAGCAAAAATTTCAGTCAATGCTTCGATGCTAAATCCTGCTACGAGGCTATTGCGTTCGCTGGAAATAGCAATTTTCTTAGGATCTCTGAACTTATAGGCGGCAATGGCCATTCTTACTAGTGTTTTTGCGTCTTCCATGGCTGTCTCAGCATTGAAAGCCAAGTGTTGAGCACTTGGAATCTTCATAATGGCCTCAGTGGTAATAATTTTGGTGTGATAGCAGTCGGCAAGTTGTTGTACAGATGGGTAAATACATTGTATATCAACGACCATTGCATCAAGTACACCTGTCAAAATAGCCATTTCTTGAGATGCCGAAGATGTAGCTAAATAAACCCCTTCACGCATCAGAAGTTCATTACCGGTACAGCAAATACCGACGATATTAACCCCTTTTGCACCCACTTTTTGGGCCTCTGCTTTGAGTTCGCGGGCAGCAGCGACCACCATTTCTGAGAGTACTGGATTATGGCCATGAACAGCGATATTGACCATTGATTCTTGGATAACCCCAAGGTTAGCTTCCGAAACAATGGGTTCAGGAATACCAAATAAAACGTCACTCAGATTGGTCCCGATATATTCACCTACTAAATCCGCAAGTGAACCTTTCAGTCCCCCAAAAATTATATTAACAGGATCAGCATCCACCCCTTGAGCTGTTTGTGCCATAAGTTCAGTCACAGTACCATCGATGGAACGCGGCATAATATTTGTATGCTTAAATTTGCCGCGTCGTGGTTCTATTAAGAATGAATCTAGGAAAGCAGCTGGGCGATCCTTAAATCTACCAAAATCTTCATAAGCCAATTCTGCTACATCTGCAAGAATATCCATATCTTCTCTGTTTAGGGTTTCGATACCGAGCTTTTCAGCTAACTTATGAAGCTTTGCCGGTGACTTAATTTCATAATCCTTGGTCTTTCCTTCAGTAAGCTCATGAACTGTATGGAGTACATGCCTTGCATGTTCAGAGTGTGATGCAGCTCCACCTGCAATCATTCGAACTAGATTTCTCGACACAATGGTATATGCGGTAGCACCGCAGATACCTCTGCTAGCAGGCCCTTCCTCTGCTTTGACGCGGCAGGGTCCAGCTAAGCAAATGCGACAGCAGATTCCTTTATAGCCAAAACCACATTGTGGTTGTTGGGCTACAAAGCGTTCAAAAACTGTCTCAAGGTTGTTCTCTTGCGCAACCTTATACATTTCTATGGTGCCTGGGTCGGTTGTGCGCAATGGGTTTTTGGGTTCCACCACACGAGGCGCATTTGAAGGCCGTGAGGTGTGTGTCAAATCCCGATATCTTGGCATTGTTTTACCTCCTCTTTATGACCTTAGTTTTCCACCATACTTGTCTAATCTTTTATTACCTTATAACTCTCTCCTCTCTAATAAATTTCTATAGATAGATTCTAGTTGAGAACCTGGAGCAACTTTTGGAAAGGAAGAATGATCTGTATGAATAGACATATCAAGTAACTCTTCACTAAAGGGAACAAAACCAATGAGTTCCTGATCAGTAAATTGTGCCTTGAGAAATTCCTCGTCTTTTTTAGAACGAACCTTGTTCCCGACCACAGCAACCTGCGGTATGTTCAGCTCTTGGGCGAGTTTCTGAATTATCCTTACTGTATGGGCACTGACTGTGCTGGCTTCAGTTACAATAACTAGGAGATCTACCCCTTGGGCAGTTCCTCGGGTAAGTTGTTCAATCCCTGCACCCATATCTAAGATGACGGTATCTTGCTCGGAAAGAATTAATGAATTTACTAAGGCATGTAAGAAGCTGTTTTCTTTGCAATAGCAGGAGGTGCCGCCTCCTTTGACATTCCCCATTCTAAAGAAACGAATCGGTCCGACTTGAATTGAATAATCATCGAGAATATCATCGACCTGTGGATTAAGGGGATAAAATGCACCACTGCCCCCCATGCGTTGTTCAATAAGGTCCTTCATATCCACTATGGGTTTCAAATCAGCGAGAACATCCTCGGAAATCCCTAAGACAGTACCTAGACTTGCATCAGGGTCTGCATCAACCGCTAAAACTCTTATCCCTTGCTCTGCTAAAAAGTAGGCTAAATTAGCCGCAAAAGTTGTCTTGCCCACTCCGCCTTTACCCGTAATTGCAATTTTCATTGATTTCATCTCCTACAATAATGCTAAAGTCGTGCCAGGTTTCACAACGGCTGGTTTTTCCACATGTTTACACTATATACAGATAAGGTTTTTTACATGACATAAAACAACTGTATTAGTGTATTCTTCATAATTATCTGAAATCCTTCAAAGATTCTGAAGATTGTGTTAAATTAATAGTACAAAATAATTGTATGTGTTATTATTTGTGAAAGTTTGTTCTAATTAAACTAAGTATTCCCTGTTCATTTACTAATTCCTTCCTCAATTTCTAAAGAATATAAAATTAATTATCACAAGCTCATGAACTCTAAGTCTAATAACAGACATATAGGAACTAAATAATAAGAAAGCCATCTCGTACCAAAAAGGAATGAGATGGCTTTTATATCGGTGCTCAATAACTACTAATTTTCTAAAGAATAGAATTGAATTATGGGCTTTCTGAAGGCCCCCGTTGTTGAGCGGGCTCAATGGCATTGGTTACCCACCCAATATCTTCGATCGAGGTTAGGGGAATTTCAACCTCAGAAATGTCAGTAAGTGCAGAATCTGAGCTTTTCCCATTGTTATTTTCTGATTTTCTTTGTCGAAAGAATAAACCGCGCGGGATTTTGAGCATAATCAACACCTCCATATGTTCCCCACTCTATCATCCCACCGATTGAAAAGCTTATACTCGACTCAAAGTATTTTAAATTGACTGACAATTCCCTCGTCATCTACTCGTTATCTTATTAATTAGGCCAAGGATGAAATGCTAGGCCTAGTGCTCCGGGTCCGACATGAGTAGCAATAACGGGTCCTGCTTCGAAAATCCGTATCTCTTGGCCAGGAAACTTTTCATTAAGCTCCTTTGCCATAATCGCTGCTTCTGATGGTGCGCCTACGTGGATCACAGCGATGCGATGATTTTTTCCAGAAGACATAGCTCTCTCAAGTTCTGCATAGACCCTTTGCAATGCCTTATTCTTCGAACGAACTTTTTCAAAGACGTCGATAATTCCTTCTTCATTGAAATAAAGAATAGGCTTAATCTGCAATAAGGTTCCAAAAAGTGCTGAAGCTCCACCGATTCTTCCGCCACGGTGTAGATATTCTAAAGTATCCACTATAAAATAAAGTTCACATTGAGATCTTAAGGCAGGAAGCCTTGTCAGGATTTCTTGGGCATTAGCCCCTTCCTTAGACCAGTCGGCTACCGCCCATGTTTGTAGCCCTAAGCCGAGGGCAGAGGATTCGGAATCAAAAATATGAATATTTTCGTTTTCTAATATATCTTTTGCCATCATAGCTGAAGAATAGGTGCCACTAATTTTATGAGAGAGATGAAGGCTAATAATCTCTTCATAACCATCCGCAAGCACCTTTTGATAGGCTTCTATAAATGACCCCACTGAGGGTTGTGAAGTGGTTGAAGATCCTGAGATATTCTTCAGTTTCGAGAAGAAATCAGAGTTAGATAATTCGATTTCCTTAAAGGTTTCATCGCCAATATTAACGTTCAGTGTTACAACACGAATATCATAGTCATTAATAATATCTGAGGTTAAGTACCCTGTTGAATCCATAATGATTGCGGTTTTTCGCAAATCTTTCTCCCCCGTTTTTCCTTTTTATCAATAGATGTTTCGGACTATACAAAATTAAGTATATCGGAAAATCAACAGCCAATCAACAAAAGAGTGGTTGAATTTCAAAGTAAGTTCCACTTTATCGAGGTAAATTCCACTGAAAGTCACCCATTCTTGTTTGTAGAAAAGAAAAGGGTGACTTTTTTTCAGTTTTGGATTAAAATAGGGCCAAATCCGGTGTAAAAGCAGCTGAAAAAGGGCGCAGGTATCTGCGAGTGGAATTTAGTAGACTTTTTCGCATAGTAAATTCCACCCGGTTTAATGGGGTATGAAGCTGCTTCCCGGTAGTGTCATGACAGGAAGAAATTAACGGGTGAGGTTAATTTTTTCTGTCATTTCTTTGCGTTGTTCTTCAATAGCCCGATAGGCATCAAGATAACTGGTCTCCCGTCCTGACTCATCGGTATAACCCCATGGATTGCCTAGACAATGGACGGCAGTCTCCTTAAAAAGAGAGGAATTCATGATGACCTCATTGGGCGGAATTTTGTGACACCCCAATGCCTTAAGAAGATCTTCCCCATAGAGGAAAGCCAACATGTCATAAGGGCATTTATTCCCCAAGCTTTGTCGACTGTAGGAATTGATGTTGTCCATCATGCGGCTGATGTCGACCTGGGTAAACTCATCCATACGGGTGCCTTTAGGAATAAAATAGCGGATCAGCTCGTGATTCCTCTCGGCAGAGCCTTTCTGCCCAGGTGAAGAGGCATCGCAGTAGAACAGATGAGTTCTGCGGTTTTTGTTGTTGGTCAAACTCCAAGGCATTTGGGTTAGAGAACTCAGAACCATTGTCCGTCAGCAAAATCGGCATAACCCTCATAAAGATGTCTTGGCCAAGGTTGAGTTGAAGGTCTTCCAGGATAGTGATGACGGATTGAGAATCGTTGGTTTGCCGTAAAAAGGCAAGCATGAATTCTGCCTTCACGAAATGAAGGGTAAGAAGAACCTTGCCCCCTTTACGACCTTCTACGGTGTCCATTTCCACAAGAGGTAGGTGGGGATTCTCGTTGAGGAAATGCTGAAAGTCATTGTAGGTTCTACCGATTCGGCAAGCCTTGTCGACCTTGAGCTGTCTTTTTATCTTGCGCTTAGCATAGCGTACTTTCCGTGGCATATCGATGTTTCTTGCGGTGAAAATATTAAAGTCAATTAGACGATAGAGGGTGCTTTTGCTAACCATGAGGGAATCCTTATTGTTGGCACAGATATGATTCAGGGATTGCCCCTTTTTGATGAGAGGGGAAATGATGGAGTCGAGGTGTTTTACCTCATCTTCCGAGAGAGATATACCCTGTCTGGCTTCGGAAAGAACTGCCTGATATTCGGTATGGGCTGGTGCAGCATGGTAAAAGCGTTTCTCCAAAGTGCACTTATTAAGCTTATCGCATCCGTTGCAAACATAAGGCGGTTTGGCATGTCGTGGGCAGAGTTGACACTCAAAAGACGGGCACATAGCATTGCATAATTTGCAGCGGCGGCAAAAGCTGGGCCGGTGCGAATAATGACAGGGTGTGCAGAGCAGCCTATGATCGCAAGTATAGCGGTGGCGGCAAGCATTGTAAGCATTGCCTTGACAGCCTATCCGTTTGAAGATGATATGGCGGCGAACCTCTTTGGAGATGGTGGTGCAATCCTTATCTAATTCTTTAGCGATTGCCTTAAAAGAGTAGGTTTTATCCAAAAGCGAAGAGATGGTCACCCGTTCATCAAAGGTTAAATGTTTTTGGTTAGCCATGTCAGTCCCTCTTTCTTTCTACCGGGACACAGCTATCCCAATATAACCTATTTGTCTGAGTGAATTCCACCCTTTAATCTTTCCAAATTAAATTCCACTTTCCCAAGTGAAGGGGTGGAACTTAGTTTGGAAATTAAGTTCAACAAAAGAGTAGAGCAACATTCCTCCATTGTAACTTGACAGTTTGTGCGCATTTTGTTATATTATAAAGCGTTCTATTAACGGGGCGTAGCGCAGTTTGGTAGCGTGCTTGGTTCGGGACCAAGAGGCCGCAGGTTCAAATCCTGTCGCCCCGACCATTGAATAGCCTTTCGAAGCGTGTACTATCCACTTAAGGGATGAAAGACACGCTTTTTATGTATCATTCGTATTTCGCATTGGCATAACACCCCATCTATGGTGATATGGACCATTAAATAGTGTGAAAATTTCTGGGGGGAATGAACGGTGCTACAAGGAAAAAGAACCTTTCTTCGGCCATTGGCTCCCGATGATATTCCTATCTACCAAAAATGGTATAATGACCAAGAAGTCAATTATTGGGCTAATGGTGCTTGGCCATTGAGTACAATGTTCAATGAGGAAGAAATTGAGGAACGTTTTTTCACACCCGAAAAAGATAATGGTCGCTATATCATTCTTAATGAGGAACATAAACCCATTGGGACGACTGGCTTTCGAGACATTAATTATCCTGCACGTTCTGCAGTCCTTTTCATAATTATTGGCGAAAAAGATTTCTGGGGGCGTGGTTATGGTACAGATGCCCTTAAAGTGCTCTTGGACTACTTATTTTTTCAATGGAATTTTAACCGTTTGAGCCTTGATTTATGGGACGGAAACTTTCGTGCTCAAAAAGCCTATGAGAAGCTTGGCTTTAAGACTGAAGGCAGATTAAGACAAGCGCGTTTCGTTTTGGGAGAGTATCACGATGCAATTCTAATGGGATTGCTCCGGGATGAGTACACTCAGCTTCCTAAATACTGATATGGAAAATTACCCAAGGGGTTGAAATTGTTAATAGGTTAGAGTATGATATATAAAGTAATTGAATACCTCTGGGGATTGGTGAAACTCCATACCGGCGGTCAAGCCCGCGAGCCTTATGGCAGATCTGGTGTAATTCCAGAGCCGACAGTAAAGTCTGGATGAAAAGAGGAAATGAAAGTGCATATGCACTATTCTTTTGTTGCGAAATTTTGTACCCCAGAGGA from Desulfitobacterium dichloroeliminans LMG P-21439 encodes the following:
- the acsB gene encoding acetyl-CoA decarbonylase/synthase complex subunit alpha/beta, with amino-acid sequence MSMEQIYADAIKDPTQEPKKLLRKAYDGTITAMSYAEILLNRAIKDYGPQQKVGYPDTAYHLPVITCLSGEKVTTLGELVPILNRMRNQVKTELTFANARLWGESVLYAAEIIETLHYLRNDEPKVAPWTGFLGDPIVRKHGIKMVDWTIPGEAVILGRAKDSKSAKKIVDDLMGKGFMIFLCDEVIEQLLEENAKIGEDYIAFPLGNFTQVIHAVNYAFRAGLAFGGIPAGQREEHRDYQRRRVRAFVLQLGELDDVKVAASMGAIFMGFPTITDQVLDENMQIPDWYLSEPDYEKIVPLALEVRGIKLTNVEIPIPVNFGPAFEGETIRKGDTYVEFGGGRTTAFELVSMVGPDEVVDGQVTVIGPEIDTVPEGSKLPLGIKVDIYGRKMQEDFEGVLERRIHYFTNYGEGIWHVAQRDLCWVRISKDARAKGFLMKHIGELLLAKFKQEFPAIVDRVQVTIFTDQQAVEENIVKARERYRARDARLKSLTDENVEEFYSCLLCQSFAPNHVCIVTPERVGLCGAVSWLDAKAAFEITPTGPNQPIPKGPAIDDFRGMWQSVNDYLRPASNNTLEEVNLYTLMDRPMTSCGCFEAIMAIVPEANGLMITTREHSGMTPCGMTFSTLAGTVGGGLQTPGFMGIGRTYLTSKKFIPADGGVARIVWMPKELKEFLREDFVARSIEEGLGEDFIDKIADESVGTTVEEIIPFLEENGHPCFNLDSLM
- a CDS encoding DegV family protein, with the translated sequence MRKTAIIMDSTGYLTSDIINDYDIRVVTLNVNIGDETFKEIELSNSDFFSKLKNISGSSTTSQPSVGSFIEAYQKVLADGYEEIISLHLSHKISGTYSSAMMAKDILENENIHIFDSESSALGLGLQTWAVADWSKEGANAQEILTRLPALRSQCELYFIVDTLEYLHRGGRIGGASALFGTLLQIKPILYFNEEGIIDVFEKVRSKNKALQRVYAELERAMSSGKNHRIAVIHVGAPSEAAIMAKELNEKFPGQEIRIFEAGPVIATHVGPGALGLAFHPWPN
- the acsC gene encoding acetyl-CoA decarbonylase/synthase complex subunit gamma, which encodes MALTGLEIYKQLPKKNCGECGTPTCLAFAMALASGKGALDACPYVTDEARENLDSASAPPIKSIKFGNGSVLGDETVLFRHDKTFYHPTTLLVEISDALSDDDIQAKLDEINGLEFDRVGLHYSIDGVAILETSGDPDRFAKVVAQIAAGTDRSLLLLSENVEALKAALPSVAARKPLIGSATEANYESVVNLAKEHSVPVIIKAEGIEALNTLVESAQKLGYKEFVLDPGTRNPSQTLANLTHLRRLAIKKKYRPFGYPVIAFTSKAEPLAEIAEASVYVSKYASAVVLKASAKAHVLPLMALRQNLYTDPQKPIQVEPILHSVGEVNENSPVYVTTNFSLTYYSVEGEVEASKIPSYILPIDTDGTSVLTAYAAGKYEPEKIADALEKSGVAEKVNHRNLIIPGYVAVISGKLQEVSGWKVIVGPRDSSGIITFTRAM
- a CDS encoding AAA family ATPase, with translation MKIAITGKGGVGKTTFAANLAYFLAEQGIRVLAVDADPDASLGTVLGISEDVLADLKPIVDMKDLIEQRMGGSGAFYPLNPQVDDILDDYSIQVGPIRFFRMGNVKGGGTSCYCKENSFLHALVNSLILSEQDTVILDMGAGIEQLTRGTAQGVDLLVIVTEASTVSAHTVRIIQKLAQELNIPQVAVVGNKVRSKKDEEFLKAQFTDQELIGFVPFSEELLDMSIHTDHSSFPKVAPGSQLESIYRNLLERREL
- the cooS gene encoding anaerobic carbon-monoxide dehydrogenase catalytic subunit; protein product: MPRYRDLTHTSRPSNAPRVVEPKNPLRTTDPGTIEMYKVAQENNLETVFERFVAQQPQCGFGYKGICCRICLAGPCRVKAEEGPASRGICGATAYTIVSRNLVRMIAGGAASHSEHARHVLHTVHELTEGKTKDYEIKSPAKLHKLAEKLGIETLNREDMDILADVAELAYEDFGRFKDRPAAFLDSFLIEPRRGKFKHTNIMPRSIDGTVTELMAQTAQGVDADPVNIIFGGLKGSLADLVGEYIGTNLSDVLFGIPEPIVSEANLGVIQESMVNIAVHGHNPVLSEMVVAAARELKAEAQKVGAKGVNIVGICCTGNELLMREGVYLATSSASQEMAILTGVLDAMVVDIQCIYPSVQQLADCYHTKIITTEAIMKIPSAQHLAFNAETAMEDAKTLVRMAIAAYKFRDPKKIAISSERNSLVAGFSIEALTEIFANVNSERPFSVLTDAILSGQIKGVVQMAGCNNLKRQQDESHVSILKELVKNDVLVVATGCSAGAFAKMGLMNSEAVDKYAGEGLKSFLRMLEKANPQLATKLPLVFHLGSCVDNSRGMDLLQAMAKELKVDTPKVPFAASAPEAMHEKAVAIGSYCVSMGIPTHVGTMPYLEGSDLIYGIATQIAHDVFGGNFIFEVDEKIAAQKIINALEYRSWKLRIHKETAEKFETAIAQGW
- a CDS encoding GNAT family N-acetyltransferase — translated: MLQGKRTFLRPLAPDDIPIYQKWYNDQEVNYWANGAWPLSTMFNEEEIEERFFTPEKDNGRYIILNEEHKPIGTTGFRDINYPARSAVLFIIIGEKDFWGRGYGTDALKVLLDYLFFQWNFNRLSLDLWDGNFRAQKAYEKLGFKTEGRLRQARFVLGEYHDAILMGLLRDEYTQLPKY